From a region of the Sander lucioperca isolate FBNREF2018 chromosome 8, SLUC_FBN_1.2, whole genome shotgun sequence genome:
- the si:dkey-251i10.3 gene encoding U3 small nucleolar RNA-associated protein 14 homolog A, producing MAKVSKKKVSKKSLKKSSKGTAKIAEVKPDVVYDDDGDDDEEGLYNADENITSEEDEDGEDERKRHKLLEAISAIGGKRKKKLGERSEAAVQMSEFTVNAEGEGDKVDLSDLIGTMEKTSAVPAKAKKQLKNLQRSTKTIECPLSKQESQRIQRDVAFQKAATEVTRWKGIIKQNQRAEQLIFPLNQEPSGPKPMERVVTGWKAKTPLEQEIFALLSANKQPIHDPVLTPTEEASMRAMSLEEAKIRRAELQKARALQSYYESKARRERKIKSKKYHKVQNKAKRKDFVKQFDEMVRSDPAAALDELNKMELSRMQERMSLKHQNSGKWAKSKAIMAKYDEGARKAMQQQLEVNKELTQKLVTSLNDKEEEEEEEEAEVLPDFVNDAEQGLDSSNPWMRGKLSEEPTEKEISDTVVLKAEGPGAGGNTVVVVEEEEEEEEVEETEEEALLREFDSRRKLRQAQETDIISADAEEKKAEAGDPDTSDKEEEELSEFTSLFQGMADSRREAEAEQAEAAADASHTDTSAQLEEGLMRIRTLEDVELLSQEAADEAPVQPQEPPATENLASATPKAGKNRKRKRGIELKTVLTKEAKVIQVPLAPTVEDTEDSDEKLDQRGLIREAFAGDDVVSDFLKDKRKQEDAGKPKVVDLTLPGWGEWGGTNLKPSRNKRRRFRIKTAPPPRRKDQHLPSVIVSEKRNSSISLHQVNSLPFPFQNHAQFESTIRSPLGRTWNTERTVKKISKPKVLTQLGAIIEPMAREELMKDKKQASTGNTSIVDSRKRNH from the coding sequence ATGGCTAAAGTTTCCAAGAAGAAAGTGAGTAAAAAGAGTCTCAAGAAGAGCTCCAAGGGGACAGCTAAGATCGCAGAGGTGAAGCCAGATGTGGTCTACGATGACGacggtgatgatgatgaggagggtTTATACAACGCGGATGAAAACATCACAAGTGAAGAGGACGAGGACGGCGAGGATGAACGAAAACGCCACAAGCTGCTGGAGGCCATCAGCGCTATCGGTGGTAAGAGGAAGAAAAAGCTGGGAGAGAGATCCGAGGCGGCCGTCCAGATGTCTGAGTTTACTGTCAACGCGGAGGGAGAGGGCGACAAAGTCGACCTGTCTGACCTCATCGGGACTATGGAAAAAACCTCCGCTGTCCCGGCCAAGGCCAAGAAGCAGCTGAAGAACCTGCAGCGGAGTACAAAGACCATAGAGTGCCCTCTCAGCAAGCAGGAGAGCCAGAGGATCCAGAGAGACGTGGCCTTCCAGAAGGCAGCCACAGAGGTGACCCGGTGGAAAGGGATCATTAAACAGAACCAGAGGGCCGAGCAGCTGATCTTCCCCTTAAACCAGGAGCCCTCTGGCCCTAAACCCATGGAAAGGGTGGTGACCGGCTGGAAGGCGAAGACCCCGCTCGAGCAGGAGATATTCGCCCTCCTGTCCGCCAACAAGCAGCCCATCCACGACCCCGTCCTGACCCCGACCGAGGAGGCTTCGATGAGGGCGATGAGCCTGGAGGAGGCCAAGATCCGACGCGCGGAGCTGCAGAAAGCCCGGGCTCTGCAGTCCTACTACGAGTCCAAGGCccggagagagaggaagatcaAGAGCAAGAAATACCACAAAGTGCAGAACAAGGCCAAGCGCAAAGATTTTGTGAAGCAGTTTGACGAGATGGTGAGGTCGGACCCTGCCGCTGCCTTGGACGAGCTGAATAAGATGGAGCTGTCCAGGATGCAGGAGAGGATGTCGCTGAAGCACCAGAACAGCGGCAAGTGGGCCAAGTCGAAAGCCATCATGGCCAAATACGACGAGGGGGCTCGCAAAGCcatgcagcagcagctggaggtGAACAAAGAGCTGACCCAGAAGCTGGTGACCTCGCTGAATGataaggaggaagaagaggaggaggaggaagcagaGGTGCTGCCTGATTTTGTAAACGATGCGGAGCAGGGACTGGATTCTTCAAATCCCTGGATGAGAGGGAAGCTCTCAGAAGAGCCCACAGAAAAAGAGATAAGTGACACTGTGGTTCTTAAAGCTGAAGGGCCTGGAGCGGGGGGAAatacagttgttgttgttgaagaagaggaggaggaagaagaggttgAGGAAACGGAGGAGGAAGCGCTCCTCCGAGAGTTTGACAGCAGGAGGAAACTGCGTCAGGCTCAGGAGACGGACATCATATCTGCAGACGCCGAGGAGAAAAAAGCCGAGGCAGGTGACCCCGACACGtcagacaaagaggaagaggagctttCGGAGTTCACGAGCCTTTTCCAAGGAATGGCAGACAGCCGTCGGGAGGCTGAGGCCGAGCAGGCTGAGGCAGCTGCAGACGCCAGCCACACGGACACTTCAGCTCAGCTGGAGGAAGGGCTGATGAGGATCAGGACTCTGGAGGATGTGGAGCTCCTCAGTCAGGAGGCCGCTGATGAAGCCCCTGTTCAGCCCCAGGAGCCCCCGGCCACCGAAAACCTGGCATCTGCAACTCCGAAGGCAGGCAAAAACCGAAAAAGGAAAAGAGGGATCGAGCTGAAAACAGTGCTCACCAAAGAGGCAAAAGTCATCCAGGTGCCGCTCGCTCCAACCGTCGAGGACACCGAAGACTCGGACGAAAAGCTGGACCAGAGGGGGCTCATCAGAGAGGCCTTCGCCGGAGACGACGTCGTCTCGGACTTCCTCAAGGACAAGAGGAAGCAGGAGGACGCGGGGAAGCCCAAGGTGGTGGACCTGACACTGCCCGGGTGGGGCGAGTGGGGCGGCACGAACCTCAAGCCGTCCCGCAACAAGCGCAGGAGGTTCAGGATCAAGACGGCGCCGCCTCCGCGCCGAAAAGACCAACACCTGCCGAGCGTCATCGTGTCGGAGAAGAGAAACAGCTCCATCAGCCTCCACCAGGTCAACTCGCTGCCCTTTCCCTTCCAGAACCACGCGCAGTTTGAGAGCACCATCCGCTCTCCGCTGGGCCGCACGTGGAACACCGAACGGACCGTTAAGAAGATCAGCAAGCCCAAGGTGCTCACCCAGCTGGGCGCCATCATCGAGCCCATGGCTCGGGAGGAGCTGATGAAGGACAAGAAGCAGGCTTCCACTGGGAATACAAGTATTGTGGACTCACGGAAAAGAAACCATTAA